The window aaaacatcaggttctgtctatagcagatactaaatcatggcagctccaataaacaagcagtcattctgacatgtcacatgtgatgtcatagacagctggagtcctgacattccactgacagccgcccaagccttcagtctgttccagtgagaTTAgcgagattagcgtcttcttctacttgtctgaaatggagctaaaaggtttggggttcgtccccctcctgttggcgttttggtgtgcggcctggcttgccaccagctacatcatgacggtcgtcctcggccatgccgcctcgccactgatgagcatcaggtaagataaacaagcatatgattcttatttcatgggttgggagtgaggaaatatccataataacattggtttcttttccttcacagtgacgtgggaaatttctttcctgaaagcatattattcagaattggattcatagggatgtccattggcactttggtactaacctttcttatttataagtatatggttatgcatactgaagagttcattggtcatcaggtcctgatccagaggatcctgctggccattgtgtgggcctcctgttttgccacagctgtcatgcatgtattttcccccaaagaatatcccaggatacactttgtcagcacgataatttcaattacatgtgaagccttatactaccttgggcagtccatccagatgtataaattaccaggagcaaaaaaagtcatccaccatagtagatgcacctgctgtggcctgacttttgtctgtgtaattttctattttggatatgaaacattaaaggaattattctataatgatgaagactgggacgagatccgtgaaatccccatcataatcatcgagtgggtgatgcttctactgatcctgataaacatcgtgacctattattccaccatgcagaggttattgttgaccgtctccagaaacagctgcacactctctcttagagtaaaaattgatgacttcggggtgtagaccaccacgtgggccatcaagtgaacttctgggagaaatactgcaCAGGATACggaaaaacatctaaagaagaataactgggggactatatatttacctatacaaaaaaataaaaaatacatttaaaaaaaatattggtgtgtgaagtgtaatacctaggtaGAAAAAccgaatcaaattcatcattataaccaccctctgcattaccctgtttattatttttcaagcaagcactttgttctaattcgtccactctctggcgtgctccttgtataaggggtttgggataccctttttgtttaaaacgatcctcctggttatctagttgttgctggcatttttgtgtggaagaacaattccttcggattcttttcatttgaccgaatggaatgttcttcttccattatttaagatggcaactgttaaagtcgagatagctgtttgcatccacctccttaaaataggtggcagtatgcaaacagccatcctgaatatagatatttatatccaggaactcaaattttttgggagactgatgcagcgctgtctttggcaatctctggctctgccatagcgctttttttgagggggcgtgtcggctgccccttcgtctggtggtcaacactagtgttgctcgcaaatattcgcaatgcgaatattattcgcgaatatcgcatatttgcgaattcgaatattcgccaatatagcactatatattcgaaattacgaatattgttttttttttttttcacagtacacatcacagtgatcatccctctctgcttccagcttgtgtggtataaagaaggctctaatactactgtgtgagactggcgtacgaattttcgcacatgggaagattagcatatgctaatttttgtttattcaaatttttcacatatggtaattttcgcacatgcaaattttcatttatgctaatgttcgcatatgcgaaaatataacgcgaatattacgaatatgcgaatttagtgaatatatgacgaatattcgtccatatattcgcaaaatatcgcaaattcaaatatggcctatgctgctcaacactactaacagttacatacattcagacgaaaatacaagaaaggaacacccacatgtgagcctattacaaacagtacaccccctagggaaggtgtacaggagtgaagtggacatttggaacagacgggtgttccctaaatttattttccaggaatggatgaagtgtactatgggggggatgaaaattgcagttttaatactgatatgccaattcccagaatgatgacccagagtatagccgaaagtaaaaatgatgcccgccccaaatcctgtgctctgaatcatcattctgggagtgtgatgtgtgtggccgtccctaacctgttacctcaaatgcgcaccccgctcaggtggagagagagcgctgcgcatttgaggcaactgcaaacccccaatgctgttgactctgtgtcccatgacccattttttgggtggggaaaaaaagataacaggggtattgggaaagaggttttgagattttttttggtgggtggtgttttgtttttaaaatttggaagacaatgtactctggactggtacattggagttgaattctggggaatgaaaatcaggtgaaaggataaaaaatttagtactccatggaagtgtgatattccctgaagcaatccttaatgcagaggcctggatgatcggggcaaatgttgcattgagtggtggtgtccttacgaatccccctcttgcgatgCACTCTGAATTTTTTCTGAgaccgtcccttctttccaggaaagggacctcacctggaaagtgttggccggggacgatccaggggcccacagttccagaggtgctctgacccgctctttggcggtcaccaaagatgagggtctttagaacttcctcttgaaactgcagaaatgtccctgtgttgccagcgtactgggacagtacaaaagtgttgtacatggcaacctgtaccaagtatacatcaacttttttgtaccatacccgtgttttccgcatggcattatatggtttgaggacttgatcagaaagttcaactccccccatataccgattgtggtccagaatacaatcgggcttgaggaacggtcccacggtacctcgcacagggacaggggtgctgccattcccatgaatagtggtgagcataaggacatccctcttgtccttatacctgaccagcagcaggttttcatgggaaaaggcacaggactaaccccgggggataggagtctgcaggggataggaaggaaggcctctttgattcttccggactgtcccacaagcgagcatggatctggtggcgagggatgtgaagagagggattctagtataaaagttatccacgtaaaggtggtaacctttatctagcaatgggtgcaaaaggccccaaacgattttcctgctaacacccagagtgggggaacaatctgggggtacaatgcaggaatctcgtccctcatacaccataaacttgcaagtgtaccctgaggtactctcgcaaagtttatacatcttcacaccataccgcactcgcttggtagggatgtatttccggaagctgagtctccccttaaagctgatgagagattcatcaatagcgacctcacttccagggacataggcctcccaaaatttggccccgaagtgattgatgaccagcctgattttatacaggcggtcatatgcgggatcagttcgggggggggacatgctgcattatcagcataatgcaaacatttccgaatggcctcaaatcggggacgtgccatggccatactgtagagcggggtctggtaaaggacgtccccactccaatattgccagacacttggtttcttgaccaggcccatatgcagcactaggccccaaaatgtcctcatttcgggtGCATCGACTGGAAACcagccattgggcctagccaagagtGAGCCCAGGTGAGCAgcgatgaactgttgggcatacagattcgtctggtcaaccatcagattgacaaagtcgtcactgaaataataactaaaaaagtctatttcagtgaacccgacaatgtcaatcttgattcctgagtcgccaacaaactcaggaatcacgggcttgtGGTCCGttggctcagtccagacaagttctccggtatggggcaccagtgaacttggccggggggcttgactagtatgagcgccaaggggactcatactagcatgggcacagggtcaggagcagaagagatttgCGGACCCacttggcggcgtctccgccaccttggtggctcatcattagaactagatgatgaggaggccgaggaaataaggaaggtggggtcttccttgtcctctgcgggccatttccctactctaatgggggtgaAACTTTATTCGTgtatgtgctttgtgtggtgtggtgcgataatacctccctaacccgccctaacctaacctacTAAAcacgccctaacagaaaaaatataaactaaaaaggggggaaaaaatcgtttaaaaaaaaggacttctagcgccaaaaaaagccctgcgcccaaaaaaaagcgtgtatctaatcagtggtgtgtgcactgattagcgcttggtggcgacAGGGAGCGCAGACGTCAGTGGGAGgtccagccactcagcccagaacagttgctggtggcacgtacacagacccccacacaaaatacccaaaaaagaaaataataaaacgcTTAACCCCAAAAAACTGCACaaatgataaatcactgacagcggtggggcaggccgcacacagaggtacggtccgtccacacagcacaggcctgctactggtggcacggaccgactataggtgcaaaaataaaaataaaaaagctgctATAACCCAAAAAAGTGCCTGCacctcaaaaaaaaaacgctgatcagtactacgggactgatcagcggcgggtgggctttagctaatggttgcggaccgctcttttatagctaagagggtccAGCCACACattaatcaaaaaaaaaaaaggcctgcgccaaaaaaacaaaacgctagcaacagaccgcagcgacccagtagggatggggtcacgcagctaaacgtgctacggacccacggacacctacGGATTgtacgctgcaaaaaaaaaaaaaactcctaactgtccctacctaatctaaagctaacccATACtgttttctgtgccaaggggccacagaaacggggcaagggggcactttttaacactttttttgggtgtgagggggagatggagaAACAGAGCtctgtcctgcacaccagatgagaagaaaatggtgggcagaacggagcatcgTGCTCCTGAtcccacctcccccctccccaaacTTCAGTGATTGGTGCGTTCACTGCGGCCacccaatcactgctgtactgggggaCAGCAACAGTGTCGCCCCCCAGTACGttatggatgatgattggtggtgtctgttacaccaccgatcatcatccttatccgggtcatggggtcacatgtgacccacgTGACCCACGTGACCCGGAAGCGCCGCAGACGGCCGGTGAGTGTTTACCGCGGTACTGCGGCGATCGCCTGTATGAGGGATCTCAGAATCCCCTCCGGCGATGagatgggatgcctgctgaatgatttctgcaggcatcccggtccggtccccgcccggtaaGCGGCAAGAACCGGAatcacagaaaatcgcatgtctgaattgacatgcgatttttgtgcgatcgccgacatggaggggtctcagggcccccctcggcgatgtcccgggatgcctgctgaatgatttcagcaggcatcccggtctggtccccaaccggctagcggcggggactggaattcccacgggcgtatgcatacgccccacatccttaaggactcggaatgcagggcgtatgcatacgccctacgtccttaagaggttaaaggagtactccggtggaaaaccttttatttttttatcaactggtgccagaaagttaaacagatttgtaaatgacttctattaaaaaatgtttacccttccagtactttttagcagctgtatgctgcagaggaaattcttttctttttttactctttgtcttgtccacagtgctctctgctgactcctttatccatgtcaggaactgtccagagcaggagaaaatccccattgcaaacctatgctgctctggaaagttcctgacaagaaaaaaaaaaatgagtttcctctgtagcatacagccgctaaaaagtactggaagggtaaagatttttttaatagaagtcatttacaaatctgcttaactttctggcaccagttgattaaaaaaaaaaaaaaattccaccggagtacccttttaactgttTCAAGACAATTTGTCTCCTATTTAGATTGCACAGGTTCCTACACTGAATATCTATGACTCTAAGGGCCCATTTACATGGCAGCATTTCGGAGTGGAAttctgtagagatgagcaaattttttttaaatttgattcggccaatttgctgaattttagggggaaaaattcagttcggtctgaatttatttgtggcgaatctttgttataaatggctatttctggcctacagagagcctcaataggggtgtagaacactttgccttgctgtaacacgcatagaatGTGTACTgggttagggaaataatactgttattcagtatgacatgcagattagaggtgtcactattagggatcgaccgattatcggcacgGACGATATTATACGATATTCACGTTTTTtcccattatcggtatcggcttctAACCTGACAATAATgcgcaaaacaaggcgtgcgcacgaatAGCGGGATTTCAGTCCCGGCCCTGAACTTCAGGCCaggactgaagtcccgcgattcgtgcacacgccttgttttgccgtgcggagcaattgcctgacagctgacagcatggtggagagggagctgtcagctgtcccgctcctccactccctcacctttctcacgctgcttcattcttgcagtgggagtgagagccgcggggatgCCATCCATGGCAGGCCGGCGTGATGAGATCACGTCCCTGCAGCTCTCACTCATAGCACAAGAACGTAGCAGCGTGTGAGGTGAGCACTGCTCGGGCACTGTATGGATGGACGGGCAAATGATAAGTGAGGGGGGCaaatataagtgaggggcacatatcaggggagtattatatgtgaggaacacaggacaggggggattatatgtgggggcacatgacagccccccctgtcatgtgcccatataatgcccccctgacttataataccctctgtccagtgcccctcacatataatgccccatgtcctttgcccctcacatataatgccccctgagggggcaggacatagggcattatatgtgaggggcacaggacagggggtattataagtcaggggggcattatatgggcacatgacaggggtgggctgtcatgtgcccccacatataatccccccgtcatgtgcccctcatacataataccccctgtcctgtgacccccacatataatgccccatgttctgtgttcctcacatacaatgcccccatcatgtgcccccacatataatgccccctgacatgtgcccctcatatataatgccccatgtcctgttcccctcacatataatgccccccctcagggggcattatatgtgaggtgcacaggacatggggcattatatatgaggggcacaggacagggggtattataggTCAGGGGGCTTtatacaggcagggggagagaagtctctggcaccgcaaaagccgctacagttcattgatttaaagcgccagctttaaatcaatgatctgcagcggctccgggggggggggggggggggagaaataaccgataatttataccggaatataggtatacattatcggctatcggccttaacctccacagattatcggtattggccctaaaaaaaatcgatatcggtcgattcctagtcactattagaatcacttccAGAAGAAAGAGAATGTCCAGCGCGGCAGCTCGTATGCAACAGATTTATTCGGCACAGCAAACTTACAGGTACAATACGATCGTCTTGTACCTGTGAGTTTGCTGTGCCGAATAAATCTGTTGCATACGAGCTGCCACGCTAGACATTCTCTTTCTTCTGGATTTGATATATAGCATGGTCCACGCTGGTCCGCGATGCGGTTGAGTCTACTTGGGGTGAGCTGTAAGTGctctttcaatatatatatatatattagaatcactgttgcagagcggcacaatgacagagcctgaaggtggcatcagtatgagaagaccatatagtggctgaatgagacagcgtggagatggcggcagcatgaggagaccaatagagatgagcaaatcaaagctgacgaacctgaattggtttcaaatttcatgaaaaattttattcggaACGAATGCGAATACTGCCGCAATTCtattgcgtgaatcgcttcattaaactccatttagtgctgtccgggctccagggcatctaaaatggcggattcacatgtcagtgcatggggcaaggaacgctgggaaggcaaggcgggaatgcaggtaggcgggatgacgctgaatcacatgcaggatgcagcctatcagcagccagtcacccctgtgatgtcacagccctatataatcatcagccatattgcggctcatcacttcattcattacactgcagagagacagGATGGACagcctgtcagtgtgtgtgttccacagaaatgcttattacagcagcgtttcacctcctagtcacatcagcgttctggtggacaaagagcagtgatttttttttcactgaaaaggatttttactgtagccattaacctcccagtcactttctacagcattatattacagaaaggggcagatagctgtgcgttgcctcatacattttaacaagctgcctcaacttcataaaccttagcagaggaggcaggaataatttttcagtgcaattctgtgtctttgttccacaacaaatctgctggttacactagtctgtagatggtataatgccCAGCAGTCCAttactaatagtctgtgagagagtgcaattttgggtttagtacacagcgactgtgtactgctggtgttgggcAAAAATACGTGTttctaagcgtactgtagcgcattattctgccctcataagtgcataccacatacctacatctatgtattgttgagcggcataggccatattcgaatttgcgatattttgcgaatatatggatgaatattcgtcatatattcgctaaattcgcatgatcgtaatattcgcgtttatttaTATGCgggaattagcatatgcaaaaattagcatatgcgaaaatttgtacgccagtctcacacagtagtattagagccttctttacccacacaagctggaagcagagagggatgatcactgtgatgtgtactgtgaaaaaacaaacaaaaaaatgaatattcctaATTGCGAatacatagtgctatattcgcgaatattcgcgaattcccgaatatgcgatattcgcgaataaaatttgcatcgcgaatattcgcgagcaacactacatctaagtagtatactttgttgtacctgttaatctgtcaagggcctagatactgtgaaagtccaggcaaaagtaatctccggctggtgttttaccccagtgcttttttaagcgtactgtagagcatttttctgccctcataagtgcataccacatacctacatcaaagtagtgtactattttttacctgttaatctttcaagggcttagatactgtgaatgtccaggcaaaagtaatcaccggctggggtTATACCCAGTGCTTTTTTCAGCTTACTGtagaacatttttctgccctcataactgcatacaacatacctacatctatgtagtgtactattttgtagcagttaatctgttaagggcctagatactgtgaaaggacagccaaaagtacacacctgctgcagttccagacaaatactgttttaagtgtagtgaagcgtattgtactcccctcatatacgcactaagtatgtcaggaagagaagtgccaggatgagcacagaggagtggcagaggtcgcagcagactaggggcgaatgGCAGCATGAGTTACAGCAAGAGGcccgagctcccggtatcagctagcgatcatgtctcgaccagcaacccatctgccatcattgattggttaacacggtcatccacttc is drawn from Hyla sarda isolate aHylSar1 chromosome 4, aHylSar1.hap1, whole genome shotgun sequence and contains these coding sequences:
- the LOC130369152 gene encoding uncharacterized protein LOC130369152: MELKGLGFVPLLLAFWCAAWLATSYIMTVVLGHAASPLMSISDVGNFFPESILFRIGFIGMSIGTLVLTFLIYKYMVMHTEEFIGHQVLIQRILLAIVWASCFATAVMHVFSPKEYPRIHFVSTIISITCEALYYLGQSIQMYKLPGAKKVIHHSRCTCCGLTFVCVIFYFGYETLKELFYNDEDWDEIREIPIIIIEWVMLLLILINIVTYYSTMQRLLLTVSRNSCTLSLRVKIDDFGV